In Labeo rohita strain BAU-BD-2019 chromosome 4, IGBB_LRoh.1.0, whole genome shotgun sequence, the DNA window GCTGTTTCATTGCTGCAGGTTCAGAGATGCTAATAAACGGCGTTACAGTAGAATGACGTCATCCATGTCTGTTGAGGAGCCTGAATACGAGAAGGTGAGTTTTGACCTCCTCATCATCATCAATCTCATTATGACATCATTCATGACGTCGTCTTCCTTATTTCCTGTAGGGTTGCTGCTCTTGGGTCTCGTTTATTGTCAATATGGAGTAAGTGTTGTTTTGGTGCTACGCACTCATTTTACATGTTTACACCTAGAAAGCTCTAAGCTCAAACAGGGAAGTTTGGATGGGAAAATGCTAATAAACTAAGAAGTGAAACTGATGTGTGTGCAGTGAAACTTCGATCAAGGAGAGATGTGGCGTGGATGCAGTACATTATCTGTCGTTTCAGAAGCACCTGGTTGTCCTGCTCTTGTTCATCTGTGTGCTGTCTGTCACCATCATCCTACCAGTCAATCTGTCCGGAGACCTGCTGGGtatctaacacacacacacacacacacacacacactggaaaATTCAATGGAAAATCTGAAGAATCCTTCATACAGTAGCATGGTTGTAAACTAGTGAGTTGTCTCACTAAAGCAGAGACACTGACAgagaaaaatgaatgaaagaaatgtGTCTGAAAATGTCATTGGAGCCaagaatttaatttgatttaagaTTTATTATACTCCTATTATGTGATTCTAatgctgatttaaaatgtagtatGTGTCtttatccaacattgataataaatcagcatattaaaatgatttctgaaggatcatgtgactctgaagactgtagtaatgaaaattcagctttgcatcaaaggagTAAATAAACtagaaaagcattattttaaactgtaataatatccagccttgatgagcataaaatcttactgatcccagattcttatatatatatataataaagcataatttttttaaatatatgttgaatatgtacttattaaataatatctaataatataatatagtaattatatttatatataatagtaattatatgaataaaaagataAGTATTTTCtaattatatactgtatgtgtgagtatttatatatacataataaatatacccagcacacacacattatgtaaacaaatttttttattttggttatgattaattgttttacagcactaattatattatattattggaaatgtaataaaatataatataatataatagtgaTACTATTCTTGATATGACTTTGACACGAAGACCTTTGACATGAAGACATTcatcagaaaaaataaaaaaatattttttaagtatgaTTTGATTTGTGATACAGTTATTGTCAAATTTTATTGatgatttaaaatttgaaatgtaatcaTGACAAGCAGTTTTGGAgattttggtctttttttggtctttttggtCTTATTTAAAATGAGAATGTGGTAATTAGTGaacttttaatataataatataatgtaatataatgcaatataatataatatacaaaaatatattggttacaaaaaacctttttaaaaatgtatttatttttatatttattgattcAGACTAAATGATCTTATAATACAGCATAGTTATGCTTATAACAGGCATTGTGTTTAGGCCTATGACGCATAATATATTAGCTTTTGGGTTTTTTAGGTTTTGGACGAGCAGTAGTGGTTTATAATCTCACATGACGTCACCATATGAAATATTCTCAAGTTTCTTTTCTTAGACTTAAATCAGTCTGTGCTGATGGGAAAAAAGTCTGACTCATTACTGTGTTCCAGGCAATGATCCCTACAGTTTCGGGAGAACCACCATTGCGAATCTCAAGCAGGGGTACGTACAGTATGTATATGTACAAATGTCTGAATGTATCTCTGTGTGGGTCTGTTTGAACTGTATTTTATACAATGTCTTCACAGTGATCCGCTGCTTTGGCTGCACACTGTATTTGCAGTTTTATATCTCATGATAACGGTGGCCCTGCTGAGACGACACACCTCGAAAATGAAGGGAACCAAGAGAGAGATAGTAAGCCGCCCTGCCGTTTctctctctgacacacacataaATGCTGGTTAGTCTCAATCTAACCCAAGTTTATTTTTCCATAGGCCAGAAACACCCTGTTTGTGAGGCCTGTTCCCACTGCAGCCAGTGAAGAGAGTATAAAAACTCACTTTATGTAAGTGGCAATGTTTTTCCAAGACTTCATTCtgttcactttatttttagacattcaTCCAGACTTCTTTTCATTCCCATATCCATGTTATTTGTTCCATTCAGTATGCAGGGCATGATCTCAGCTTACAGCATGAGGGTGGGACAGTGGGAAGACTTATTGGTCAGCATTTATTCATGAGTCATTCATGGGAATTGATTAACATTACAGATACAGTttggataattttttttttgccccaaATGGAATTGAAATCTGTTTGAGTGGCCGATTGGCTTCAAACTATGGCTTGAGTTGGGACAAGACTACTTGTTTTTATGAGCCAACGGGTAAAATTAGGAAAAGTATCATTATTTTAGCAATTCTTTTAGCAACACTTTACTTTAAAGGTTTTAACATGTcttgaatgcatatttgtttgCAGGGAGGCGTACCCTACCTGTGAAGTGACTAATGTTAGCTTGTGTTATGATGTTGCCAAACTGATTGACATAAACAGAAACAGGTAAGAAAGCCAATCTGACCCAATACTATTCATAGTTGTCCATAGATCTTATAGGACATACTCTCACAGACCTCTCATATTTCAATAATACCTGATCATATACAGATGAGGTcgaatgtttacatacaccttgcagaatctgcaaaatgttaaatattttaccaaaataagagggttcaTACATACATATTCCACCATCTTTTCaccatccatcttttcacactgaggaaacTGAGGGActctattacagaaggttttaacattaacattacgTAATGCAAACAAAGAATGACTGAACATTaacaaagacaaataaatactgtaacgtatttttcattcattgttcattcgtgttagttaatacattaactaatgaaaccttattgtaaagtgtccccttttttttaaatttaaaaatgatgtgtgacatacattatatttattgtaatattttgtaacagaAAACGGGCAGAAAATAATCTGCGACATTACAATAAGATACTCCAGCGCCAGGGAAAACGCGAGCACATCAACCCGCGCCCATGCAGCCAActgtgctgctgctgctgttacTGTAAAGGCTGTGAAGAGGTAAGTACTACCACCATTAGCAGCGGCCTTTGATTTTCAGGCCTTGGGCGTCTGCATAacgtgtgtgtttatgtgtaggTTGATGCTATAGAGTACTATAGCTCACAAGAGGCTGCTCTGCATGAGGAGGAAGAGAAACTGAAACAAAGTGAACACCTGCATCCTCTGGGCATGGCGTTTGTCACCCTGCAAAATGAGTACATGGCCACTTAGTAAGTGATTCACGCTTCAACTCAACAACCTGTACAGTATTGCGATAAGTGAaagaaaatcttgttttttgCTACCTCCCTATGGAGAAGGTAAAAAGAGTTTTCCTGACTGTTACACTCTGAGTGTCATTTGTCTTTCCTCACAGTATTCTGAAAGATTTCAATGCTGTGAAGTGTGGAGGCGGAGTAAGGGGTGTGGTTGGAGAAGAAATGGGCGGAGGAATCTGGTGTGGGTGTGGCCGGGAGCCACAGCCGTCCTCTAAGAGCGCAGAACTGAGGGTGCACAAATGGAAAGTGAATTACGCTCCTCACCCAAATAATATCTACTGGTGTGTACCATTATACCTTTTTGGAACAAAATCTGTTATATTACAACCTGCTTTAGTTTATAGAGAAACCTACACCTTCTCTTCATCTCTTTCAGGGAGAATTTGTCACTACCTTGGTGGCGCTGGTGGCTACGCTTTACCTTGCTGAATGTTCTACTCTTCgtcctcctcttcttcctcacAACGCCCTCCATCATCATCAGCACCATGGACAAGTTTAACGTCACCAAGCCCAttcattatttgaatgtatgtGTTTGAACACAGAACATGTAATGATGTGAGCACATGAAGTGCAGTGGTGTAAAGACAGTGTGTtgtgtttacagagtgctgttaTCAGCCAGTTCTTTCCCACTCTTATGCTGTGGACTTTCTCAGCCCTGTTGCCCACCTTGGTGTATTACTCTACACTGGGAGAAGCCCACTGGACCAGGTAGACCATCAAACTCAAATACACGCACTTGTGGACAAACACAAACAAGCTTGCTTAATAATGCTCGTCTATCGGTGTGTGTGAAGGTCCAGCGAGAATATGAGCATGATGTACAAGCTCTACATCTTCCTGATCTTCATGGTGCTAATTTTGCCCTCACTAGGCCTCACCAGGTATGAGCTCCTTCAGTGTTTCTCTGCAGTTATTatactcaaaaagaaaaaaaaaagtttttgaacagtaggatttttttaatgtttttttaaagaagacttttctgctcactaagcctgtatttatttgatctaaagcacagcaaaaacagtaatattgtgaaatatttttactatttaaaataactgctttgtatttgaatatattttaaaatgtaatttattcctgtgatcaaagctaaattttcagcgtcattactgcagtcttcagtgtcacatgatctttcagaaatcattctaatatgctgatttgctgttcaagaaacatttcttttattattatcaatatttaaaacagttgagtacagtTTTTctggattatttgatgaatagaaagatccaaagatcagcatttatctgaaataaaaagcttttgtaacattatacactgtaccatTCAAAATCTTGGAGGTTTTTCTggtgaaataaattatagtttaatacttttatttagcaggaatgcaaatcaaaaaaatacttacgttttgtggtccagggtcacatacataaTTACAGGACTTTCGGCCAAATTGTACAGCTGTACAAATATAAGcacagcttaaaaaaaaattaatagcaattttttatcataaaatggcagtttgatttttttttttttttttttttttttttttttttgacccacGTTGAAAACCATAAAGTAATGAATTCTGGATTGATGTCTAAAATGTTTGCAAGTGAGCATGTATGTGTTCTCTTTCCACTCAGTCTGGCCGTGTTTTTTCGCTGGTTGTTTGATAAGCAGTCTGAGGGGAGGCTGAAGTTTGAGTGAGTATCTTTTGCACAAATTctaatgatttattttgaaatgacttaaaaataacaatgactTTCCATCTTCTCGTCTCTGTGTGTCTCAGGTGTGTGTTTTTACCGGATCAGGGGGCGTTCTTTGTAAATTACGTGATTGCGGCGGCTCTGGTGGGCTCTGGCATGGAGCTGCTGCGGTTGCCAGGGTTACTGCTCTACATTGTGCGTCTGGCACTCGCGACTTCGGCTGCTGAGAGGAAATATGTTAAACAGGTCCGTCTGTGGCTTTTGATCTTTCAAACATGATTCGGAATGTTAGTTTCACaacttgttacatttttaaaaaacgtggcataaaaaagaattttaaaagtatcttttgaacttttttttttaataatactttcaTATTAAGCATTGATATTCATATCATTAGGTTGAAAATAAGTCAGATTATCCCCTAAAAACTTATTTGTGTAGAATTACCAGAAATGTGTTGCTGATCCACTTTTGTGTCTTTCTCTGTAGAATCAGGCGTATGAGTTTCAATACGGAGCGATGTACGGATGGACgttgtgtgtgttcacggtCATCATGGCGTACAGCATCACCTGTCCTGTCATCGTCCCATTCGGTCTGATTTAATTTCCTCAAGGCCTTAAACACTGTATTAGTGTATGTAATGTCACATTAACACACAGGCTGTGTGTGCAGGTTTGCTGTACCTACTGCTGAAACACCTGGTGGACAAACACAACCTGTACTTTGCTTACCTGCCCGCCCGCCTTGATCGGCAAGTTCACTTAGGAGCTGTCAATCAAGCGCTGGCTGCACCAATCATATGCCTGTTGTGGCTGTATTTCTTCTCTGTGCTCAGAACAGGTAACGCCCACTAGCTGGCTAATTAAACCAGCATTTCTCAGACAGTTGTattcatacactaccagtcaaacgtttttgaacagtaagattatttattgttttttaaagaagtctcttctgttcaccaaacctgcatttattagaagtacagcaaaacagtacaattttgaaatatttgtactgtttaaaatagcgaatatattttaaaatgtgatttattactgtgatttcaaacctgaatttttttcatcattactccagtcacgtgatccttcagaaatcattctaatattctgatttgctgctcaaaaaaacatttattattattattttgaaaacatgtcattttttcagGTTCCTTTGATAAAAAGaaggttcagaagaacatttgaaatagaaatcttttgtgacataataaatgtctttatcatcacttttgatcaatttaaagcatccttgctgaatacaagtattatttctataatttctttttccaaaaaaaaaaaaaagctcactCCAagctttgaatggtagtgctttttatttcagataaatg includes these proteins:
- the tmem63a gene encoding CSC1-like protein 1 isoform X2; this translates as MASTWWERHSMSATDGTAHVDNSSCFSATQSTVLKGVNFGGVPIVLLMDFSLFVVLLIIFTLIRRRLWDYGRLALVAENEGFRDANKRRYSRMTSSMSVEEPEYEKGCCSWVSFIVNMDETSIKERCGVDAVHYLSFQKHLVVLLLFICVLSVTIILPVNLSGDLLGNDPYSFGRTTIANLKQGDPLLWLHTVFAVLYLMITVALLRRHTSKMKGTKREIARNTLFVRPVPTAASEESIKTHFMEAYPTCEVTNVSLCYDVAKLIDINRNRKRAENNLRHYNKILQRQGKREHINPRPCSQLCCCCCYCKGCEEVDAIEYYSSQEAALHEEEEKLKQSEHLHPLGMAFVTLQNEYMATYILKDFNAVKCGGGVRGVVGEEMGGGIWCGCGREPQPSSKSAELRVHKWKVNYAPHPNNIYWENLSLPWWRWWLRFTLLNVLLFVLLFFLTTPSIIISTMDKFNVTKPIHYLNSAVISQFFPTLMLWTFSALLPTLVYYSTLGEAHWTRSSENMSMMYKLYIFLIFMVLILPSLGLTSLAVFFRWLFDKQSEGRLKFECVFLPDQGAFFVNYVIAAALVGSGMELLRLPGLLLYIVRLALATSAAERKYVKQNQAYEFQYGAMYGWTLCVFTVIMAYSITCPVIVPFGLLYLLLKHLVDKHNLYFAYLPARLDRQVHLGAVNQALAAPIICLLWLYFFSVLRTGFKAATSLFTLVVLCVTVFICLSYTCFGHFKYLSPHNYNVKEEDEDADRVSQSSTASVYLPKVLNPDASPESDKGSSHHSYGTTDTSPPFLSTEEDCSDLDI
- the tmem63a gene encoding CSC1-like protein 1 isoform X1; this encodes MMASTWWERHSMSATDGTAHVDNSSCFSATQSTVLKGVNFGGVPIVLLMDFSLFVVLLIIFTLIRRRLWDYGRLALVAENEGFRDANKRRYSRMTSSMSVEEPEYEKGCCSWVSFIVNMDETSIKERCGVDAVHYLSFQKHLVVLLLFICVLSVTIILPVNLSGDLLGNDPYSFGRTTIANLKQGDPLLWLHTVFAVLYLMITVALLRRHTSKMKGTKREIARNTLFVRPVPTAASEESIKTHFMEAYPTCEVTNVSLCYDVAKLIDINRNRKRAENNLRHYNKILQRQGKREHINPRPCSQLCCCCCYCKGCEEVDAIEYYSSQEAALHEEEEKLKQSEHLHPLGMAFVTLQNEYMATYILKDFNAVKCGGGVRGVVGEEMGGGIWCGCGREPQPSSKSAELRVHKWKVNYAPHPNNIYWENLSLPWWRWWLRFTLLNVLLFVLLFFLTTPSIIISTMDKFNVTKPIHYLNSAVISQFFPTLMLWTFSALLPTLVYYSTLGEAHWTRSSENMSMMYKLYIFLIFMVLILPSLGLTSLAVFFRWLFDKQSEGRLKFECVFLPDQGAFFVNYVIAAALVGSGMELLRLPGLLLYIVRLALATSAAERKYVKQNQAYEFQYGAMYGWTLCVFTVIMAYSITCPVIVPFGLLYLLLKHLVDKHNLYFAYLPARLDRQVHLGAVNQALAAPIICLLWLYFFSVLRTGFKAATSLFTLVVLCVTVFICLSYTCFGHFKYLSPHNYNVKEEDEDADRVSQSSTASVYLPKVLNPDASPESDKGSSHHSYGTTDTSPPFLSTEEDCSDLDI